One region of Pagrus major chromosome 5, Pma_NU_1.0 genomic DNA includes:
- the rmi1 gene encoding recQ-mediated genome instability protein 1, producing MAPGIQTVVRATQAWLQSSWHVQVPFAWLEACVEWLQEEAGGAGRLSQQQINQQALDQWLMTDLRDLDHPVLPEGLSQTQKTELNGTFCVQVDSLLDISQPAYGQMQKLKGTDCANDEVSAVTQATQRSWEARPTRMLLLQVTDGVQSLEAMEYQSIPELSTALRPGAKLQLRGQMVCRLGVLLLGPSNIKVLGGEVEDLVDRNNQGRVLCRTLGLPEEEQQQQQEVEAAPPAPQQALQEEEDLDLDDAELLASLEAQEEVERVQVQDSGYRTLSEISTQSLRSSSVRSFVSTASSRSGLTQSNRGGSVQGHRHSNELQDSDLLPSDHLINREMSDHNMADEDFPDEDFDYLPMDELDAVIFQESANVSDGSRRPQNNNRITGSSYRATEPQTAQRSSGSQLGSSNSRSTAQKRDYGACSRGPTGQLATAEFVANDDFMDEDMDCFIEEVQTGRTGAPDQFPVQQGPSRDRESTTKKTDSSDSSCRLPNDSLKSVTPQGQSYTSSPAEFDRLSAKKDPQRHSSVPALTLTSPPFTYLCLLDEMMSRPHPHHTTEIRVKAFIVTLLGKLSSSNGLWHVSATISDGTGYLDVELSDEVLTGLLGFSVGEKGALKRDPARRGELDAGMRRCQEELVDMCCVMTITVKPEGRKVVVTKAEPVNEKTFQELERRASDGRK from the exons atGGCCCCAGGGATCCAGACAGTGGTTCGTGCTACCCAGGCCTGGCTTCAGTCCTCCTGGCACGTCCAGGTGCCCTTCGCCTGGCTGGAGGCCTGCGTGGAGTGGCTGCAGGAAGAGGCGGGAGGAGCAGGTCGTCTGTCACAGCAGCAAATCAACCAACAG GCGCTGGACCAGTGGCTGATGACGGACCTGAGGGACCTGGATCACCCTGTCCTCCCTGAGGGGCTCAGTCAGACCCAGAAGACTGAACTCAATGGGACCTTCTGTGTCCAG GTTGACTCATTGCTGGACATCAGTCAGCCTGCGTATGGTCAGATGCAGAAGTTGAAGGGCACAGACTGTGCAAACGACGAAGTGTCTGCAGTCACACAGGCCACCCAGAGGTCCTGGGAAGCCAGACCAACCCGTATGCTGCTACTGCAG GTGACAGATGGAGTCCAGAGCCTGGAGGCTATGGAGTATCAGTCTATCCCTGAACTCAGCACAGCTCTCAG GCCCGGTGCGAAGCTGCAGTTGCGAGGGCAGATGGTTTGCAGACTTGGAGTGCTTCTGTTGGGGCCGTCCAACATCAAGGTCCTGGGCGGTGAGGTGGAGGACCTGGTGGACAGAAATAACCAG GGCAGGGTGCTGTGTCGCACGCTTGGACTTcctgaggaggagcagcagcagcagcaggaggtggaggcggCCCCACCAGCACCACAACAAG CTCTCCAGGAAGAAGAGGACCTGGACCTGGATGATGCAGAGTTGTTGGCCAGTCTGGAGGcccaggaggaggtggaaaggGTTCAGGTTCAAGACAGCGGTTACAGGACACTGAGCGAGATCTCTACTCAGTCCTTGAGAAGCTCCTCTGTCAGGAGTTTTGTCTCCACAGCCTCATCCAG AAGTGGTTTAACCCAAAGCAACAGAGGTGGTTCAGTCCAAGGTCATCGCCACAGTAACGAACTACAGGATTCTGACCTCTTACCTTCGGATCACTTGATTAATCGAGAGATGTCAGATCACAACATGGCAGACGAAGACTTTCCTGACGAAGACTTTGACTATCTTCCCATGGACGAGCTGGACGCTGTGATTTTTCAAGAAAGTGCAAATGTTTCTGACGGCAGTCGCAGACCACAGAACAATAACAGGATAACGGGGAGTTCTTATCGAGCAACAGAACCCCAAACTGCCCAGAGATCCTCTGGGTCACAGCTTGGTTCTAGCAACTCCAGATCCACTGCACAGAAAAGAGACTATGGAGCTTGTAGTAGAGGACCCACAGGGCAGTTAGCCACAGCAGAATTTGTTGCTAATGATGATTTCATGGATGAAGACATGGACTGCTTCATCGAAGAGGTGCAAACTGGGAGGACTGGAGCGCCGGATCAGTTCCCTGTTCAACAAGGACcaagtagagacagagagagcactACCAAGAAAACAGACTCTTCAGACTCCAGTTGTAGACTTCCAAATGACTCATTAAAAAGTGTTACACCTCAGGGGCAAAGTTACACCTCAAGCCCTGCAGAATTTGATAGACTTTCTGCTAAAAAAGATCCACAGCGTCACAGCTCGGTCCCTGCTCTCACTCTGACCTCTCCACCTTTTACATATTTGTGCCTGCTGGATGAGATGATGTCCAGACCACACCCCCACCACACCACAGAGATCCGTGTCAAAGCTTTCATTGTGACTCTCTTGGGgaagctgagcagcagcaacGGTCTTTGGCACGTCTCCGCCACGATTTCCGACGGAACCGGTTACCTGGACGTGGAGCTGTCCGATGAGGTTCTGACGGGCCTGCTGGGCttctctgtgggagagaagGGGGCTCTGAAGCGCGACCCAGCTCGGCGAGGTGAGCTGGACGCCGGGATGAGGAGATGTCAGGAAGAGCTGGTGGACATGTGCTGCGTCATGACCATCACGGTCAAACCGGAGGGCAGAAAAGTCGTGGTGACCAAGGCAGAACCTGTCAATGAGAAGACGTTCCAGGAGCTGGAGCGGAGGGCGAGCGATGGGAGGAAATAG